The Lycium barbarum isolate Lr01 chromosome 12, ASM1917538v2, whole genome shotgun sequence genome includes a region encoding these proteins:
- the LOC132625116 gene encoding uncharacterized protein LOC132625116, whose protein sequence is MAFAHYLLTVPADTCKHYSTTSIFTRPFSSSCTSLSSPNFNTRRISKSLKIAHKASIKAQASEASSAADAFTNFKHVLLPITDRNPYLSEGSRQAAATAAAMAKKYGADITVVVIDEKEKEAHPEHETQLSSIRWHLSEGGYQEFKLLERLGEGSQPTAIIGEIADDMNLDMVIMSMEAIHSKHVDANLLAEFIPCPVLLLPL, encoded by the exons ATGGCATTTGCTCACTACTTGCTAACAGTCCCAGCTGATACTTGTAAACACTATTCTACTACTTCCATTTTTACTCGCCCCTTTTCGTCTTCTTGTACTTCTCTTTCTTCGCCAAACTTCAACACTCGCAGGATCTCTAAGAGTTTGAAAATCGCCCACAAAG CATCTATTAAGGCTCAAGCATCTGAAGCCAGCTCAGCTGCAGATGCTTTCACCAACTTCAAGCATGTACTGCTTCCAATTACAGACCGGAATCCTTATCTCTCTGAGGGTTCAAGACAG GCTGCAGCAACTGCCGCTGCTATGGCAAAGAAGTATGGAGCTGATATAACAGTTGTTG TTATTGATGAAAAGGAGAAAGAAGCACACCCTGAGCATGAGACCCAACTATCGAGCATCCGGTGGCATTTATCTGAAG GTGGATATCAGGAATTCAAGTTGTTAGAGAGGCTAGGTGAAGGAAGCCAGCCAACAGCCATTATTGGGGAAATTGCTGATGACATGAACTTGGATATGGTAATTATGAGCATGGAAGCTATCCATTCCAAGCATGTCGATGCAAACCTTCTCGCAGAGTTCATCCCTTGTCCTGTATTGCTTTTGCCCCTTTGA